The Flavobacterium commune genome contains a region encoding:
- the thiL gene encoding thiamine-phosphate kinase: MIEDKNPQRTSIAQLGEFGLIDHLTKNFEINQASTLKGIGDDAAVLDFKDKKVVVSTDIMVEGVHFDLAYMPLKHLGYKAVVSNVSDICAMNAKATQITVSIAVSNRFPLEALEELFHGITLAANEYKVDVIGGDTTSSQKGLIISITVLGEADEEEIVYRNGAKPTNLLVVTGDIGAAYMGLQVLEREKQVFQVNPNSQPDLELYTYLIERQLKPEARKDVRTLLHALEIKPTSMIDISDGLSSEIIHLCKQSKVGCNLYEDKLPLDPQFINVCEEFDIDSTTVAINGGEDYELLFTIPIEDFDKIKGNPNFSIIGHMTEESEGIHLVTRANTKIPLKARGWNALSE; this comes from the coding sequence ATGATTGAAGATAAAAACCCACAACGTACCAGCATTGCTCAATTGGGCGAATTTGGATTGATAGACCATTTGACTAAAAATTTTGAAATCAATCAGGCTTCTACCTTAAAAGGAATTGGTGATGATGCGGCTGTTCTAGATTTTAAAGACAAAAAAGTAGTGGTTTCTACTGATATTATGGTTGAAGGTGTTCATTTTGACCTGGCTTATATGCCGTTGAAGCATTTAGGCTACAAAGCCGTAGTATCGAATGTGTCAGACATTTGTGCCATGAATGCCAAAGCCACTCAAATTACGGTTTCGATTGCGGTTTCGAATCGTTTTCCACTAGAGGCTTTAGAAGAATTATTCCACGGAATTACATTGGCGGCCAATGAGTACAAAGTGGATGTTATTGGCGGTGACACTACTTCTTCACAAAAAGGATTAATCATCAGTATTACTGTTTTAGGCGAAGCTGATGAAGAAGAAATCGTCTATAGAAATGGTGCTAAGCCTACTAATTTATTAGTTGTTACTGGCGATATTGGAGCAGCTTATATGGGATTACAGGTTTTAGAAAGAGAAAAACAGGTTTTCCAGGTAAATCCAAATTCGCAACCTGATTTAGAATTATATACTTATTTAATTGAACGCCAGTTAAAACCTGAAGCACGAAAAGATGTCCGTACTTTATTACATGCTTTAGAAATAAAACCAACTTCAATGATTGATATTTCAGATGGATTATCATCAGAGATTATTCATTTATGCAAACAGTCAAAAGTGGGATGTAATTTATACGAAGACAAACTACCATTAGACCCGCAATTTATCAATGTGTGTGAAGAATTTGATATTGACAGCACTACAGTAGCCATCAACGGCGGCGAAGATTACGAATTACTCTTTACTATTCCGATTGAAGATTTTGACAAAATCAAAGGAAATCCTAACTTCTCTATCATTGGTCACATGACCGAAGAAAGCGAAGGAATTCACCTTGTAACCAGAGCCAACACTAAAATTCCATTAAAAGCGCGTGGCTGGAATGCCCTGAGCGAATAA
- a CDS encoding DinB family protein, translated as MKTQAAQVITPEDLLQHWQGHRALTRRVIEIFPEKDFFEFSIGGMRPFSKLADELLAIAAPAMKGIVNREVQPYNEEGREKLIFKAQYLQKWDEATAEINKYWQQLSIEDFNETFNLFGQYEFPIIQNILYFIDNEVHHRGQAYVYLRALGIEPPFFWER; from the coding sequence ATGAAAACACAAGCAGCACAAGTAATTACTCCCGAAGATTTATTGCAACATTGGCAAGGACACCGCGCCTTGACACGTCGTGTAATTGAAATATTTCCCGAGAAAGACTTCTTCGAATTTTCAATTGGCGGAATGAGACCTTTTTCAAAACTAGCAGATGAACTTTTAGCTATTGCAGCGCCTGCTATGAAAGGAATTGTAAATAGAGAAGTTCAGCCTTATAATGAAGAAGGAAGAGAAAAATTAATTTTCAAAGCCCAATATCTGCAAAAATGGGATGAAGCTACTGCTGAAATTAATAAATATTGGCAACAATTATCTATTGAGGATTTTAATGAAACCTTTAATTTGTTTGGTCAATATGAGTTCCCAATCATTCAGAACATTCTATATTTTATTGATAATGAAGTGCACCATCGCGGTCAGGCTTATGTGTATCTGCGTGCTTTGGGAATCGAACCTCCTTTTTTCTGGGAAAGATAA
- a CDS encoding helix-turn-helix transcriptional regulator has protein sequence MFDESPKRFDRIVAILIQLQSKKIVKAQELANRFEVSLRTIYRDIRTLEASGVPIYSEAGVGYALMEGYRLPPVMFTREEASSFIAAEKLMQKFTDVTLGNHYASAMYKLKAVLRSDDKDWVSSIESNVLMQTSEKLFNDKSPNTLATIFESIAEKTQVILSYEAIDADGITMRHIEPVGVFHDNNNWYMLGYCHLRKDYRQFRTDRVHGIKKTAIPFSIEHEALETYLDKSKNIPTTKIRILVDKKIAKYLSSERKYHGFVSEKKINNKIEMTFMSCATLEGFSRWYLMFGDYATILEPEGLKTRILELLEINKQRLL, from the coding sequence ATGTTTGATGAATCTCCAAAACGATTTGACCGCATTGTAGCCATTTTGATTCAATTGCAATCCAAAAAGATTGTAAAAGCACAGGAATTGGCGAATCGGTTTGAGGTGAGTTTACGAACCATTTATCGTGACATTCGCACCTTAGAAGCTTCAGGAGTTCCTATTTATAGTGAGGCAGGTGTTGGTTATGCTTTAATGGAAGGTTATCGATTGCCGCCGGTAATGTTTACGAGAGAAGAAGCCAGTAGCTTTATTGCTGCCGAAAAATTAATGCAGAAATTTACGGATGTGACTCTTGGCAATCATTATGCTTCGGCGATGTACAAACTAAAAGCCGTACTTCGAAGTGATGATAAAGATTGGGTTTCCAGTATTGAATCGAATGTTTTGATGCAAACATCGGAGAAACTTTTTAACGATAAATCACCGAATACTTTAGCCACCATTTTTGAAAGCATCGCCGAGAAAACGCAAGTAATTCTTTCGTATGAAGCCATTGATGCCGATGGAATTACGATGCGACATATTGAGCCTGTTGGTGTTTTTCACGACAACAATAATTGGTACATGCTAGGCTATTGTCATTTGCGAAAGGATTACCGTCAATTTAGAACTGATCGGGTACACGGAATTAAGAAAACAGCAATTCCTTTCTCGATAGAGCATGAGGCTTTAGAAACCTATTTGGATAAAAGCAAAAATATTCCGACTACTAAAATTCGAATTCTTGTAGATAAAAAAATTGCCAAATATTTAAGCTCTGAACGAAAGTACCACGGCTTTGTTTCTGAAAAGAAAATCAACAACAAAATCGAAATGACTTTTATGTCTTGTGCTACCTTGGAAGGATTTTCGCGTTGGTACTTGATGTTTGGCGATTACGCCACCATATTAGAACCAGAAGGATTGAAAACCAGAATTCTGGAATTACTGGAAATAAACAAACAACGACTTTTATAA
- a CDS encoding type II toxin-antitoxin system VapC family toxin, giving the protein MKIDFLADTNFLIYLHEGKPFIEPFLNYNFGISFISEIELLGHKNISKQDEKSLKGLLKDSFVFNFSEDIKLQTIKLKQKYSIKLPDAIIASTSIIFQIPLITSDKGFKSVEELDLILLEN; this is encoded by the coding sequence ATGAAGATTGACTTTTTAGCCGACACTAATTTTCTGATTTATTTACACGAAGGAAAGCCTTTTATAGAACCCTTTTTGAATTATAATTTTGGTATTTCTTTTATTTCAGAAATAGAACTTCTAGGTCATAAAAACATTTCTAAACAAGATGAAAAATCCTTAAAAGGTTTATTAAAAGACAGCTTTGTTTTCAATTTTAGTGAAGACATAAAACTTCAAACTATCAAATTAAAGCAGAAGTATTCTATAAAACTTCCCGATGCAATAATTGCCTCAACAAGTATTATTTTTCAAATCCCATTAATTACTTCAGATAAAGGATTTAAAAGCGTTGAAGAGTTAGATTTAATTTTACTTGAAAATTAG
- the lepA gene encoding translation elongation factor 4: MKKIRNFCIIAHIDHGKSTLADRLLAATQTVTAREEKAQLLDNMDLERERGITIKSHAIQMEYKYKGEEYILNLIDTPGHVDFSYEVSRSIAACEGALLIVDAAQSIQAQTISNLYLALENDLEIIPVLNKVDLPSANPEEVSDDIIDLLGCKLEDIIHASGKTGFGVENILAAIIEKIPAPKGNPEEPLQALIFDSHYNPFRGIEVIFRVVNGEIKKGQKIKFMATGNEYFADEVGTLKLNQVPKNVISTGDVGYLISGIKEAKEVKVGDTITDAKVPTTNMITGFEDVKPMVFAGIYPVDTEDYEDLRSSMEKLQLNDASLVFTPESSAALGFGFRCGFLGMLHMEIIQERLEREFDMTVITTVPNVSYHAFTKKEPDTILIVNNPSDLPEPSKLDRVEEPYIKATIITKADFVGNVMSLCIEKRGLITNQTYLTTERVELNFDMPLAEIVFDFYDRLKTVSKGYASFDYSPIGMRTSKLVKLDVLLNGQNVDALSALIHEDNAYNIGKKMTEKLRELIPRQQFDIPIQAAIGAKIIARETIKALRKDVTAKCYGGDISRKRKLLEKQKKGKKRMRQVGNVEIPQEAFMAVLKLND, encoded by the coding sequence ATGAAAAAAATAAGAAATTTTTGCATTATTGCACATATTGACCACGGAAAAAGTACACTTGCTGACAGACTTCTTGCTGCTACACAAACCGTTACGGCTCGAGAAGAAAAAGCGCAATTACTGGACAACATGGATTTGGAGCGTGAACGTGGGATTACCATTAAGAGTCATGCCATCCAAATGGAATACAAATACAAGGGCGAAGAATATATCCTAAACCTGATTGACACTCCGGGACACGTAGATTTTTCGTACGAAGTTTCCCGTTCGATTGCAGCTTGTGAAGGCGCACTTTTGATTGTGGATGCTGCACAAAGTATTCAGGCACAAACCATTTCGAACTTATATTTAGCTTTAGAAAACGACCTGGAAATTATTCCGGTTTTGAATAAAGTAGATTTACCATCTGCCAATCCTGAGGAAGTAAGTGACGACATTATTGATTTATTGGGATGTAAACTGGAAGATATTATTCATGCATCGGGAAAAACCGGTTTTGGTGTTGAAAATATTTTAGCTGCCATTATCGAAAAAATTCCTGCTCCAAAAGGAAATCCTGAAGAACCATTACAAGCTTTAATTTTCGATTCTCATTACAATCCGTTCCGCGGAATCGAAGTTATTTTCCGTGTGGTAAATGGTGAGATTAAAAAAGGTCAGAAAATCAAATTCATGGCTACCGGCAATGAATATTTTGCTGACGAAGTGGGAACTTTAAAATTAAATCAAGTTCCTAAAAATGTAATTTCAACTGGTGACGTAGGTTATTTAATTTCGGGAATTAAAGAAGCCAAAGAAGTAAAAGTAGGTGATACTATTACTGATGCAAAAGTTCCAACTACCAATATGATTACTGGTTTTGAGGATGTAAAACCAATGGTTTTTGCCGGAATTTACCCTGTAGATACTGAGGACTACGAAGATTTGCGTTCTTCTATGGAAAAATTACAATTGAACGATGCTTCGCTTGTATTTACTCCGGAAAGTTCGGCAGCTTTAGGCTTTGGTTTCCGTTGCGGATTCTTAGGAATGTTGCACATGGAAATTATTCAGGAACGTTTAGAGCGTGAATTTGACATGACTGTAATTACTACAGTTCCTAACGTTTCTTATCATGCGTTCACTAAAAAAGAACCGGATACCATTTTAATTGTAAACAATCCTTCTGACTTACCGGAACCATCAAAACTGGACAGAGTAGAAGAACCTTATATTAAAGCAACCATCATTACTAAAGCCGATTTTGTTGGAAACGTAATGAGTTTGTGTATCGAAAAACGTGGATTAATTACTAATCAAACTTATTTGACGACTGAAAGAGTTGAATTGAATTTTGATATGCCATTGGCCGAAATTGTATTTGATTTCTACGACCGTTTAAAAACCGTTTCTAAAGGATATGCTTCTTTTGATTATTCTCCTATTGGAATGCGAACTTCAAAATTGGTTAAACTGGACGTATTGTTAAACGGACAAAATGTAGATGCACTTTCCGCTTTGATTCACGAAGACAACGCCTATAACATTGGTAAAAAAATGACTGAAAAATTGCGTGAGTTGATTCCGAGACAGCAATTTGACATTCCTATTCAAGCGGCAATTGGAGCAAAAATTATCGCTCGTGAAACTATTAAAGCACTTCGTAAAGACGTTACTGCCAAATGTTATGGTGGAGATATTTCGCGTAAGCGTAAATTATTGGAAAAACAGAAAAAAGGTAAAAAACGTATGCGTCAGGTAGGAAATGTTGAAATTCCACAAGAAGCATTTATGGCTGTTTTGAAATTGAATGACTAG
- the dusB gene encoding tRNA dihydrouridine synthase DusB yields MIKIGNIELPDFPLLLAPMEDVSDPPFRRLCKMHGADMMYSEFISSEGLIRDAIKSRMKLDIFDYERPVGIQIFGGDEEAMALSSKIVTTVNPDLIDINFGCPVKKVVCKGAGAGVLKDVDLMVRLTKAVIDSTNLPVTVKTRLGWDDNSINIDEVAERLQDIGVQALSIHARTRAQMYKGHSDWSHIARVKNNPRITMPIFGNGDIDSPEKALHYKNEYGIDGIMIGRAAIGYPWIFNEIKHYFKTGEHLAKPTVADRVEAVRNHLTWAMDWKGERLGIVETRPHYTNYFKGIHSFKSYKQKLVTLDHPEELYAVLNEIEEAYSGYELV; encoded by the coding sequence ATGATTAAGATAGGCAACATAGAATTACCCGATTTTCCACTTTTACTTGCACCTATGGAGGACGTGAGCGATCCGCCATTTCGTAGATTGTGTAAAATGCACGGAGCCGATATGATGTACTCTGAATTTATTTCTTCTGAAGGTTTGATTCGTGATGCCATTAAAAGCCGAATGAAATTAGACATCTTCGATTACGAACGTCCGGTAGGAATCCAGATTTTTGGTGGTGATGAAGAAGCGATGGCATTGTCATCAAAAATTGTAACAACAGTAAATCCGGATTTAATTGACATCAACTTTGGTTGTCCGGTTAAAAAAGTGGTTTGTAAAGGTGCTGGTGCTGGAGTATTGAAAGATGTTGATTTGATGGTGCGTTTGACAAAAGCCGTAATTGATAGTACTAATCTTCCTGTAACGGTAAAAACCCGTTTGGGTTGGGATGATAATTCGATTAATATTGATGAAGTTGCCGAACGTTTACAGGATATTGGTGTGCAGGCTTTGAGTATTCATGCGAGAACTCGTGCTCAAATGTACAAAGGCCATTCGGATTGGTCACACATTGCAAGAGTAAAAAACAACCCTAGAATTACTATGCCAATTTTTGGGAACGGCGATATCGACAGTCCTGAGAAAGCATTGCATTATAAAAATGAATACGGTATTGACGGTATCATGATTGGTCGTGCTGCTATTGGTTATCCTTGGATTTTTAACGAAATAAAACACTATTTCAAAACAGGAGAGCATTTGGCAAAACCTACTGTTGCTGATAGGGTGGAAGCAGTGCGTAACCATTTAACCTGGGCTATGGATTGGAAAGGAGAGCGATTAGGAATTGTTGAAACCCGTCCTCATTATACTAATTATTTCAAAGGAATCCATTCGTTTAAAAGCTACAAACAAAAATTAGTGACCTTAGATCATCCGGAGGAATTATATGCTGTCTTGAATGAGATTGAGGAAGCATATTCAGGTTATGAGTTGGTGTAA
- a CDS encoding ABC transporter permease, with product MNFPLYIAKRYIRSNSKNNAINIINRIASMGIIVGAMALFVVLSVFSGLKVFSLSFSNDIDPDLKITSTLGKSFFVTPNQEEQIKKIDGVVFYSKIIEERVLFTFDNKQEVTYLKGVDSNYSKVNNVNKIIYNGQWLEDNTYQVVVGFGLVQKLSLGLLDFNKHLEVLVPKAGKGNIENAEEAFNSSEIFPIGIYAINEDLDSKYVFANLDLAQELLEYKPNQISGIELKEKPNVDENAIIEKLNTIFKGKVTVKNRAQLNESLYKMLNTENIAVYLIFTLVIIVALFNLIGALIMMILDKKGNLKTLFNLGTEIKNLRKIFLLQGTLLSFFGGLIGLAIGIIIVLLQQHFEWIMITPTLAYPVVFSIENVLIVMATIITLGFIASLIASSRVSEKLLD from the coding sequence TTGAATTTCCCACTATACATAGCCAAACGCTACATTCGTAGCAACAGTAAAAACAATGCCATTAACATTATTAATCGCATTGCGAGCATGGGAATCATTGTTGGCGCGATGGCTTTGTTTGTGGTATTATCGGTTTTTAGCGGACTGAAAGTTTTTAGCCTTTCGTTTAGCAATGATATTGATCCTGATTTAAAAATAACCAGCACCTTAGGAAAATCGTTTTTTGTCACACCTAATCAGGAAGAACAAATCAAAAAAATTGATGGCGTTGTTTTTTATTCTAAAATTATCGAGGAACGCGTTTTATTTACTTTTGACAACAAACAGGAAGTAACTTACCTCAAAGGAGTTGATTCTAACTACAGCAAAGTCAACAACGTCAATAAAATTATTTACAACGGTCAATGGCTTGAAGACAATACTTATCAGGTAGTTGTAGGTTTTGGTCTGGTTCAAAAACTTTCGTTAGGACTACTCGACTTCAATAAACATTTGGAAGTTTTAGTTCCAAAAGCCGGTAAAGGAAACATAGAAAATGCCGAAGAGGCATTTAATTCATCGGAGATTTTCCCGATAGGGATTTACGCCATTAATGAAGATTTAGATTCCAAATATGTTTTTGCCAATTTAGATTTGGCTCAGGAATTACTGGAATACAAACCCAATCAAATTTCGGGAATTGAACTTAAAGAAAAGCCTAATGTTGATGAAAACGCTATCATCGAAAAACTAAACACTATCTTTAAAGGAAAAGTAACTGTTAAAAACAGAGCGCAACTCAATGAATCCTTATACAAAATGTTGAATACCGAAAATATTGCCGTGTATTTAATATTTACCCTTGTGATTATTGTTGCCCTTTTCAACCTGATTGGAGCATTAATTATGATGATTCTTGACAAAAAAGGAAACCTGAAAACCCTCTTTAATCTGGGAACTGAAATCAAAAATTTGCGTAAAATATTTTTATTGCAAGGTACTTTATTGAGCTTTTTCGGCGGACTTATTGGACTCGCTATAGGAATTATAATTGTGTTATTACAACAACATTTTGAGTGGATTATGATTACTCCAACCCTTGCTTATCCTGTTGTTTTCTCTATCGAAAATGTTTTAATAGTAATGGCTACAATTATTACTCTTGGATTTATCGCTTCGTTAATTGCAAGTAGTCGTGTGAGTGAAAAGTTATTGGATTAG
- the rbfA gene encoding 30S ribosome-binding factor RbfA yields the protein METNRQKKIGGVIQKDLVDILQGEVRKNGVSNLVISVSKVSVTTDLSVATVYLSIFPQEKAQETLDGIKSNTTLIKHDLAQRVRKQLRRVPNLVFFIDDSLDYIEKIDNALKNQENPIENRDLLEKRRQF from the coding sequence ATGGAAACAAACAGACAGAAAAAAATAGGCGGAGTTATCCAAAAAGATTTGGTGGATATTTTGCAAGGTGAAGTGAGAAAAAATGGCGTTAGCAATTTGGTTATTTCGGTATCCAAAGTGTCGGTGACTACTGATTTATCTGTGGCTACAGTATATTTAAGTATTTTTCCTCAGGAAAAAGCACAAGAAACATTGGACGGAATTAAATCGAATACGACCTTAATTAAGCATGATTTAGCACAAAGAGTTCGTAAACAATTACGCAGAGTTCCTAATTTGGTTTTCTTTATTGATGATTCTTTGGATTACATCGAAAAAATTGACAATGCACTAAAAAACCAGGAAAACCCTATTGAAAACAGAGATTTATTAGAAAAAAGAAGACAGTTCTAG
- a CDS encoding UvrD-helicase domain-containing protein, producing the protein MQRHSFSIYDASAGSGKTYALVKEYLKIILVAPKNDAYRNILAITFTNKAVHEMKSRIVGSLSEFAKDEPSKKAQDLMRDLAIDTQLSLIQIKTKSKQIIKHIIHNYAAFDISTIDKFTHKVIRAFAHDLNLPMTFEVTLDTENLLTEAIDAIIAQAGEDETLTKLLIDFTMEKTDDDKSWDISREIMETGKLVLNENNRNEITQFHDKSIAEFVEIKKKLLVVCKDLEKENVAFAEAALILIENNGIDLKSFSRGTFPNHLASIRDGKYNPKNKTFHEFDDIVINKTAKDRALIENLIPELLQILATIYKNFEKRDFYKAFLKNITPLSLLNTVSNELAKIQEEQNVLSISEFNAIIHREIQNQPAPFIYERLGERYRHFFIDEFQDTSEMQWQNLIPLIDNALSGQDDYGEKGTLMIVGDPKQSIYRWRGGKAEQFIELSKDNNPFNNPDKKLEHLDKNYRSYSQIIEFNNDFFKLLSSEFEHPDYKDLYENHSHQHINDKKGGYVNISFIPKTETAEESEEEVLDKTELYVLATLNTIQKVLKQGFEYKDIVILTRKRSEGIAIASYLTEQNIPLLSSETLMIQNATEVRLIIHLLKYLKNNADLESKANFLHYIAKNIQDQMPVHDFIAKGMQQKQEADFEKWLMSFDISLSFQNIRKKSLYEAVEIIVSKFLSDITSSGNAYVQYFLDIVLERDVRNQAGIADFLIFWDKNGEKFSIPSPEGNNAVRIMTIHKSKGLEFPVVIMPFAEEDYNRKPKDKLWLDAEEMDLGLPKALIDNSSAVEGFGEEAKLVYDQKKQEELLDNVNVLYVALTRAEEQLYVVSNMNLSKKGEIPKNNMCAFFINYLMNKGLFDESKLEYGFGNRIKISSETKHIDTSKPIENVAVTLNPKNIKIAQREALMWGTHQQESIEYGNVVHEILSFVKTKKDVDLAVDKAIENGLINSIQKELVYKKIQEIVSHTELELFFAEGNQVLNEQTIVQKKGAVVKPDRMVITQEKAVFLLDYKTGIPNAKYNRQLEDYQYAIEQMGFKVQKKVLVYISEDIQVVGL; encoded by the coding sequence ATGCAAAGACATTCTTTTTCTATATACGACGCTTCTGCAGGTTCTGGAAAAACCTATGCATTGGTCAAAGAATACCTGAAAATCATTTTAGTTGCTCCAAAAAATGATGCGTATCGCAATATTTTGGCTATCACTTTTACTAATAAAGCGGTACACGAAATGAAAAGCCGTATCGTAGGCAGTTTGTCTGAATTTGCAAAAGACGAGCCTTCAAAAAAAGCACAGGATTTAATGCGGGATTTAGCTATCGATACACAACTCTCGCTAATCCAAATTAAAACCAAATCAAAGCAAATCATCAAGCATATTATTCATAATTATGCCGCTTTTGATATTTCGACAATCGATAAATTCACGCATAAAGTGATTCGTGCTTTTGCCCACGATTTGAATTTGCCAATGACTTTTGAAGTTACTTTGGATACCGAAAATTTGTTGACAGAAGCCATAGATGCCATTATTGCTCAAGCCGGTGAAGACGAAACCTTAACTAAACTACTCATCGATTTTACGATGGAAAAAACCGATGACGATAAATCCTGGGATATTTCCAGAGAGATAATGGAAACGGGTAAGTTGGTTTTGAATGAAAACAATCGAAATGAAATTACTCAATTCCATGATAAATCCATTGCCGAGTTTGTCGAAATTAAGAAGAAACTGCTTGTAGTTTGTAAAGATTTAGAGAAAGAAAATGTAGCCTTTGCCGAAGCTGCTCTGATTTTAATTGAGAATAATGGTATTGATTTGAAATCATTTTCGAGAGGTACTTTTCCTAATCATTTGGCTAGCATTCGAGACGGAAAATACAATCCTAAAAATAAAACTTTTCATGAGTTTGATGATATTGTAATTAATAAAACGGCCAAAGACCGCGCTTTGATTGAAAATTTAATTCCAGAATTATTACAAATTTTAGCAACGATTTATAAAAATTTCGAAAAACGTGATTTTTACAAAGCATTCCTTAAAAACATAACGCCGCTTTCGTTATTGAATACAGTGAGCAATGAATTGGCTAAAATTCAGGAAGAGCAAAATGTGCTTTCAATATCCGAATTTAATGCTATTATTCATCGAGAAATTCAAAATCAGCCAGCTCCTTTTATATATGAGCGATTAGGCGAGCGCTACCGTCACTTTTTTATTGATGAATTTCAGGATACGTCGGAGATGCAATGGCAAAATTTGATTCCGCTTATTGATAATGCACTTTCGGGTCAGGATGATTATGGAGAAAAGGGAACTTTGATGATTGTGGGAGATCCTAAACAGTCAATTTATCGCTGGCGTGGTGGAAAAGCGGAGCAATTTATTGAATTGAGTAAAGACAATAATCCGTTTAATAATCCGGATAAAAAATTAGAGCATTTAGATAAAAATTACCGTTCCTATTCTCAAATTATCGAATTTAATAATGATTTTTTCAAGTTGTTATCATCTGAATTTGAGCATCCAGATTATAAAGATTTATACGAAAATCATAGTCATCAACATATAAATGACAAAAAAGGAGGTTATGTCAATATTTCTTTTATTCCAAAGACAGAAACAGCTGAAGAAAGTGAGGAAGAGGTGTTAGATAAAACAGAATTATATGTTTTAGCTACTTTAAATACAATTCAAAAAGTTTTAAAACAAGGTTTTGAATACAAAGATATTGTGATTTTAACCCGTAAAAGAAGCGAGGGAATTGCAATTGCTAGTTATCTGACGGAGCAAAATATTCCGTTGTTGTCTTCGGAAACTTTGATGATTCAAAATGCAACCGAAGTTAGATTGATTATTCATCTTTTAAAATATCTAAAAAACAATGCCGATTTAGAATCGAAAGCCAATTTCTTGCATTATATCGCCAAAAATATTCAGGACCAAATGCCAGTCCATGATTTTATAGCTAAAGGAATGCAACAAAAACAAGAAGCCGATTTTGAAAAATGGCTGATGAGTTTTGATATTTCGCTTTCGTTTCAAAATATTCGAAAAAAGTCTCTTTATGAAGCTGTTGAGATTATTGTTTCTAAATTCCTTTCTGATATTACAAGTTCGGGGAATGCTTACGTGCAGTATTTTCTGGATATTGTTCTCGAACGAGATGTGCGCAATCAGGCAGGGATAGCTGATTTTTTGATTTTCTGGGATAAAAATGGAGAAAAATTCAGTATTCCTTCGCCAGAAGGGAATAACGCAGTTCGAATTATGACGATTCATAAATCGAAAGGCTTGGAATTTCCAGTTGTAATTATGCCTTTTGCCGAAGAAGATTATAATAGAAAACCAAAAGATAAGTTGTGGCTCGATGCTGAAGAAATGGATTTAGGTTTACCAAAGGCTCTAATCGATAATAGCAGTGCTGTGGAAGGCTTTGGGGAAGAAGCTAAATTGGTTTATGATCAAAAAAAGCAGGAAGAATTGTTGGATAATGTAAATGTGCTTTATGTTGCTTTGACACGTGCAGAAGAACAATTATATGTTGTTTCTAATATGAATTTGTCCAAAAAAGGAGAGATTCCAAAAAATAATATGTGTGCTTTTTTTATTAATTATTTGATGAATAAAGGGCTTTTTGATGAAAGTAAATTGGAATATGGATTTGGAAATAGAATAAAAATTTCTTCAGAGACAAAACACATTGATACTTCGAAACCAATTGAAAATGTTGCTGTAACATTAAATCCTAAAAATATCAAAATAGCTCAAAGAGAAGCTTTAATGTGGGGTACTCATCAGCAGGAATCGATAGAATATGGTAATGTAGTTCATGAAATTTTGTCTTTTGTAAAAACAAAAAAGGATGTGGATTTAGCAGTTGATAAGGCAATTGAAAATGGCTTGATTAATTCAATACAGAAAGAATTGGTTTACAAAAAGATTCAGGAAATTGTAAGCCATACAGAATTGGAATTGTTTTTCGCAGAAGGAAATCAAGTGTTAAATGAACAAACTATTGTACAGAAAAAAGGGGCTGTTGTAAAGCCTGACAGAATGGTAATTACACAAGAGAAAGCCGTTTTTTTACTGGATTATAAAACAGGTATTCCTAACGCAAAATACAATAGACAGTTAGAGGATTATCAGTATGCAATTGAGCAGATGGGATTTAAAGTTCAAAAGAAAGTACTGGTTTATATAAGCGAAGATATTCAGGTTGTTGGGCTTTGA